The genomic DNA GGGGGGGATGCTCTGGTTTCGAATATGTTTTAAAAATCGATACTCAGCCGAGTCCTTACGATATCGAACAGGAGTTAAACGGGATTCGCGTAGTTTGCGATTCCAAATCCGCGGTCTATCTCAAAGGAACGATTCTCGATTACACCGGCAACCTCATAGGCGGAGGATTCAGATTCGATAACCCCAATGCCAAACGAAGTTGCGGATGCGGAACGAGTTTTACTCCTAAAGAGCAGGAATGACTCTATTAAATTACGAAGAGGCTCTTGGAAAATTAAAGAAAAATCTCGCTGCTATCGAGGAAACAGAAAGCGTTTCGCTGGCAGAAGCCGCCTCACGAGTTTTAGCGGAAGACATTTTTGCGGAGATGCCTTATCCTTTATTCGATAACTCCGCTGTGGACGGTTATGTATTGGGTCATCCGGTGGACAAAGAAACGCCATGGAAAGTTACGGGTGCTATTTATGCAGGCGAAACTCACTCGCAGGACATCGAGGCAGGTTGTGCGCTTCGCATTTTCACCGGTGCGCCGGTTCCTCCCGGTGCGTATGCTGTCGTAATGCAGGAAGAGGCGGAAGTTCGAGGGGAAGAAGTCATATTTACGAAAGGTATCCCCCCCCAAGGTGCAAATATAAGGCGAAAAGGGGACGATTTCAAGAAAGGAACGTTGTTATTGCAGCGAGGGACAGAACTCAACGCTGGCGCTTTGTCTCTCATCGCTTCGCAGAATAAAACTTCTATCGAAGTTTTTCGCGTGCCGAGAATTGCGATAGTAGGTACAGGGAATGAACTCGTAGAACCGGGTCGAGAACTTCCTCCAGGGCATATTTACGATACGAACCGCATTATGCTCGAAGCTTTGGTTAAGAAAGAAGGTTGCGAAGCGAATTACGTTCACGTTCCCGATGACGAGAACGAACTGACGAAATGGTTAAAGAAGTTCGCAGAGGAATGCGACATGATTCTCGTTACTGGGGGGGCTTCCGTGGGCGAACACGATTTTCTTCCTCGAATTGTCGAAAAGGCTGGCAGAATCGTTTTTCACCGTGTGGCGATCAAGCCGGGTAAACCGTTTTTATTCGGAAAAATCGAAGGAACTCCCATCTTCGGTTTGCCGGGAAATCCCGCGAGCGCATTCGTCTGCTTCGAAATTTTCGTGCGAGAGGCGATTCGAAGAGTTTCAGGATGTAAGGATGCTGCTCTGAAGTGGATGAAAGCGAAATATTTAGACGAGCATTCTCCACATTCGAGAGATGAATTCATCCGTGCGCGATGTGAATATGAAAATGGCGAATTCGTTGCGAGAAAGGTGCGCGAGCAAGGCTCATTCGGCTTGCGTTCTCTTGCGGATGCGAATTGCTTAGTGAGGATTTCTGCGAATTGTTCCCATACACCAGGCGATTCGCATCCGATACTTTTACTGCGGTAAGGTTTTTTGGGCTACGTACTTATTAAAGTTGGGCTACGAACTTATTAAACAAGAAAGAGGCTCCGTCTTTTGTAGCAGCGTTTTTTACTGAACGTCTTCGGGCATTTCGGCGAACCTCTTTGCCCGTTTCTCCTCATATGTCGCATTCGACATCGAGAATCTCAATGTGCTCATCCGGTTGTTCCGGATATTGCGGCTTTTTGGAGTGCGCTCTGTCCCGATTCATCATCGAGACAACTCTTTCAGACAGGAGCCTCTTTTTGGAGGCTATGCCTTTTCTGATTCCGCATTTCGGTTTTCACCGATTACGGCTTGCAATTCGAAGTCTTTAGCTCGGTTTCCCGAACTGCGGCTTTTTCTCGCTTAGCCGTTTTTCTCGACTTACGTCGAGATGCTTTTATCAGAAAGGCAACAGCCTCCAATTCCTACTGTATCACAGATTTTTTGAAATGCGACAAAGAATTTTCGCTTTTTTATTTAGCGGAAAGCGTGTTATCTACGGCTTTTCGGCATAGTTTTCCGCATACTTTTCCACAAAGATATCCACAAATCAGGATTTTTCTTCTTTGTGGCTCGCTCCCGACCTTGCAGCGAAATACATTCGTACCCCTTTACCGCTAATTACAGAACCGACAATGCTCATCACGAGCAAAAGCCCAATTCTGAAAACGATATGCCCGAATGCAGCGCCCAATTCCGTTACATCGGTGTTTTTCCGAGAAATAATATCTTCCGGCTGTAAAGAAAACATAAGAAGTGCTTGATAAAAAGTGAAAAGCAAAAGGGCGATCCCCAAGAGGAAAACCGCAGCGCCAAGTGCTGCACCGATCCAGTCTGTGCGTCGTGTTTCCTCCACTTATATCAACCTCGAATTATCGGGCGATCTCCAATCGCGTAGGACGCAAGTCCAACCTATCGCCGCCATCGTCTTTCGAATCTACCCCGACGCTATATAAAACGTAGTCGCTTCCTCGTGGAACGTAAAGAAAATCCTTCCCGGAAAATGGGTCTGTTCTCAACCATTCTGGAAAGTTCGATAAATCATTAGGGAGAGTTTTGCCAGCCTTTACCCTCGCCATCAATGCCGCATCCAACGCCATCAAACGCATTTTCGCGTGAGTTTCTTTCCATAAAGGTAGAAGGTACTGTGCGGAACGAAAATAATGCGCTGCAAAGCGCTTCCAAGGTCGCTCTTTATTCTTCGGTTCTCGATTCAGCACTTGTCGAAAATCGTAGTTCGCTCGAGAGACGTTTCGAATTTCCTCCTCCGCTTCTTGTGCGAAGCCATCGAAGTATCGAATTTGTTCTTCATAAGGACGAGATTTGAGCCTTTCGAGATAATCTACTGCAGGTTTTAATTGATTTCCTACTTTTGTAAATTTTTCTAAATCACCTGCAAGATAGGCATCTTGAATGGATTGTACGACTTGAAGCATCGTCGCGCGCTCGTGGCGTAAAACGCTCTCTAATGTCGGCGCAGATTGTAAGATGTGCACATAACCTTCATACAACGAACGCAAATCTCGAGAAGACATTTTGGGAAACGCTTTCCAAATCGGAATAGATGCATCGTTTACGAGCGTCAATCCTAAGTTGGCGTCAATTGCATCACCTCCGCTGATGTCTACGCCAAACCTCGCACAACGCAAAAAAACTGCGACTGCATGGGAGTAATTTTCCGATACAAGAGCCTCCTCGATTTGCCACTTCATTACTTTCCCTAAAAAACTCCACCCTCGTCTTTCTTTGGGGGGGTCGAAGGGCGAATAAGGGGTAAAAACGAAAGAGACTCCACTTCTTTGGGCTCGCGCAATCTTTTGCAAAGCGGCGGCGCATTTTACTATCGCGCTTTGCTTTTGCCCCAAGGTCCATTTCGTTCTTTTCAAAAGTTTAAGAGGCAGTTGTTCGACATCTTTCGCTGCCTGCTGATAAAGCGCAAATCCCGGACTCGGAGAATCCGGAACGTAACCTTCTAAGCGGTTTGGAAATGGAGGAGCGGGGGGTTTAGAGCACCCTGCGAAGAGTGCCAAAGCGCATAAAGCGAAGACCGTTTCGCGTAATTTTGGCTTCCCTGCCACGAACATTAGTATACGTTAATTACGTAATTCAGGGAGGTATTCTAACTCCTGTAAATCCAGATGAAAGGAGTCATCCTTGCAGCGGGGAAAGGCACGAGGCTTTATCCCGTTACCCACTATATCCCTAAACCACTTTTGCCTTTAGCGAACCGCCCGACCTTGTATTACGCGTTCGATCGTCTAAAAGAAATCGAAGCGACGGAACTTTGCATCGTGGTGGGGGAAAATGCAAAAGCCATCGAGGATGCTTTGGGAGACGGGAGTTCTTTGGGTCTTTCCTTGACTTATGCCATTCAAAGCGAACCAAAAGGGCTCGCTCATGCGCTGTCTTTTGCGAAGTCGTTCTGTGGCGACGAGGATTTCATTTTATATTTGGGGGATGCAGTTTATAGCGAAAGTTTCGTCGAACTTTATCATCGCTTTCGAGAATCGCGCTGTGCGAATCTCAATATGGTTATGGAGGTGAACGACCCGGAAAGATTCGGAGTTGCTAACGTCGAGGGAGAAAGAATCGTAAAACTTGTCGAAAAACCCAAAAAACCCGAGTCGAATCTCGCAATGGCGGGTGTGTATTTTTTCACTCCGCGAATATGGGACGTTCTGCCCGATTTGAAACCGAGCGCAAGAGGAGAATATGAAATTACCGATGCAATTCAACTCCTCATCGAACGAGGAGAGCTCGTTTTGGCAGGACGTTATCGAGGAAAATGGTTCGACACTGGTACGTTAGACTCTTATCTCGCGTGTTCTGCATTTTTATTGAACAACGGTGTTCTCGTGGGGGGGAATTCCGAAGTGATTGGACAAGTCGGAGACGCGGTTTGTATAGGGGAGAATGTTCGGCTCGAATGCGTTTCCATTACCGACAGTGTGATATTGCCTCAGAGCAAAGTTCGTGTAAATGGCTCTATCGAGCACTGTATTATCGGGGGGGAAATCGAAGAAGAGGCTTCGTTGAAGGGTCGAATTCTATACGGAGTGAAAAATTAATAGTTATTAATAGTTAATTATTTAGGTCGCGCCTTACGGCGCTCCTACAGGTTTTCGTTGCTTTTCAAAGGGGGTGTAAATGGAACCAGCGATTAAGAAAATGGTGCCCGAAATTTAAGGAAGTGGTGCCAGGATACCTCTTTGCAACAATGCGATCAAGACAATGCCTAATAGAATCCTGTAAACGATAAATATCCAGGTCGTATGCCGCCGAAGAAAATGCAATAAAAACGCAATCGAAGCGTAACCCACGATAAATGCCGCTAAGGTGCTCAGAAAAATATTCCCCACCCCTACTTCGAAAAGCCTTTCCCGTTGGTCATAAATTTCGAACAATCCCGCCAACAAAATCGCTGGAAAACTCAAGATGAAAGAGAACTTCGCGGCATCGGAACGTTCGAATCCCAAAAACAGCGAGCCCGTAATCGTACTTCCACTTCGCGAAACCCCCGGCACGAGCGCCAAGGCTTGAAAAAGCCCGACAATCCATCCATCGAGAGGTTTAACCGTGTCGAGTTTTCGCGTGTGTCGAGCAACCCATTCTGCGAATGCGAGCAAGATTGCAAGTCCTATCAATGTCCATGCGATAACGTAAAGGGAACGAAATTCACGCTCGATTTGCTCTTTCAAAAGAATACCGAAGACAACGATGGGAATCGTCCCATAAAAAACAGCCCATCCGAAACGCGCCTCTATACTTTTCGCCGTATCACCCCCCCGCAATCCGCGAATCCATCCCACAAAAATTCTCCCTATCTCGTTGCGGAAAAATAAAAAGACAGCGAGGAGGGTGCCGAGTTGAATCACGGCAGTGAATGCCGCTCCGGGATCTTTCCATCCGAATAATTCGGGAACGATACGAACATGCGCCGTACTGCTTATCGGCAAAAATTCCGTCAAACCTTGCA from Fimbriimonadales bacterium includes the following:
- the uppP gene encoding undecaprenyl-diphosphatase UppP, with the protein product MTLLEALVLGVVQGLTEFLPISSTAHVRIVPELFGWKDPGAAFTAVIQLGTLLAVFLFFRNEIGRIFVGWIRGLRGGDTAKSIEARFGWAVFYGTIPIVVFGILLKEQIEREFRSLYVIAWTLIGLAILLAFAEWVARHTRKLDTVKPLDGWIVGLFQALALVPGVSRSGSTITGSLFLGFERSDAAKFSFILSFPAILLAGLFEIYDQRERLFEVGVGNIFLSTLAAFIVGYASIAFLLHFLRRHTTWIFIVYRILLGIVLIALLQRGILAPLP
- a CDS encoding sugar phosphate nucleotidyltransferase; protein product: MKGVILAAGKGTRLYPVTHYIPKPLLPLANRPTLYYAFDRLKEIEATELCIVVGENAKAIEDALGDGSSLGLSLTYAIQSEPKGLAHALSFAKSFCGDEDFILYLGDAVYSESFVELYHRFRESRCANLNMVMEVNDPERFGVANVEGERIVKLVEKPKKPESNLAMAGVYFFTPRIWDVLPDLKPSARGEYEITDAIQLLIERGELVLAGRYRGKWFDTGTLDSYLACSAFLLNNGVLVGGNSEVIGQVGDAVCIGENVRLECVSITDSVILPQSKVRVNGSIEHCIIGGEIEEEASLKGRILYGVKN
- a CDS encoding iron-sulfur cluster assembly accessory protein codes for the protein MKSESIGNQENIVEEKAMEEFPVRLTSSALAHIAKIMKKDGRPEAFLRIGVKGGGCSGFEYVLKIDTQPSPYDIEQELNGIRVVCDSKSAVYLKGTILDYTGNLIGGGFRFDNPNAKRSCGCGTSFTPKEQE
- the glp gene encoding gephyrin-like molybdotransferase Glp; the protein is MTLLNYEEALGKLKKNLAAIEETESVSLAEAASRVLAEDIFAEMPYPLFDNSAVDGYVLGHPVDKETPWKVTGAIYAGETHSQDIEAGCALRIFTGAPVPPGAYAVVMQEEAEVRGEEVIFTKGIPPQGANIRRKGDDFKKGTLLLQRGTELNAGALSLIASQNKTSIEVFRVPRIAIVGTGNELVEPGRELPPGHIYDTNRIMLEALVKKEGCEANYVHVPDDENELTKWLKKFAEECDMILVTGGASVGEHDFLPRIVEKAGRIVFHRVAIKPGKPFLFGKIEGTPIFGLPGNPASAFVCFEIFVREAIRRVSGCKDAALKWMKAKYLDEHSPHSRDEFIRARCEYENGEFVARKVREQGSFGLRSLADANCLVRISANCSHTPGDSHPILLLR